A window of Festucalex cinctus isolate MCC-2025b chromosome 6, RoL_Fcin_1.0, whole genome shotgun sequence contains these coding sequences:
- the LOC144020306 gene encoding neuropeptide Y receptor type 2-like, which produces MMMMMMMMMMMVGAGGVWEGATVTSSRRSSHFHAASQWRRSFDSAFASSFIFIFIFILTCTPTTTANGLNVNFSLHIEAGQWWCRNMDVANVSEAQRLWATFANCCRAGGEEAYPNLEDSTQLPAVRVALILAYGAIIALGVLGNVLVIHVVFRFRRLRTATNFFIANLALADLLVASLCLPFTLAYTLRGEWAFGRTLCFALPCAQGAAVHVSTITLNVIAVDRLRSVARRPDGPPRTSRRACAAVVAITWAVSALLASPLAVFREYASFRLAPGKSIQVCAEKWPEEGGSAPYSLAMMLLQYGLPLAVNAAAYASIWSKMNASRLSRAHRRRRKTTKMLVTVVAVFGVSWLPLHAFQLAVDVDSRVVYMDDFKLLFSAFHVVAMCSTFVNPILYGWMNSNYRSAFLEVCGCYRPFNGHKKTNKMASAPAYKF; this is translated from the exons atgatgatgatgatgatgatgatgatgatgatggtgggtgCTGGGGGTGTGTGGGAGGGGGCAACTGTGACGAGCAGTCGGCGCTCGTCGCATTTTCACGCGGCTTCTCAGTGGAGAAGAAGCTTTGACTCTGCTTTTGCGTCTtctttcatcttcatcttcatcttcatcttgacCTGCACGCCGACGACGACAGCAAACGGACTCAACGTTAACTTCTCATTGCACATTGAG gCCGGCCAATGGTGGTGTCGCAACATGGATGTCGCTAACGTAAGCGAAGCACAGCGGCTGTGGGCAACGTTTGCTAACTGCTGCCGGGCCGGCGGCGAGGAAGCTTACCCCAACCTGGAGGACAGCACCCAACTGCCGGCCGTACGCGTGGCGCTCATCCTGGCGTACGGCGCCATCATCGCCCTCGGCGTGCTGGGCAACGTCCTGGTGATCCACGTGGTGTTCCGCTTCCGTCGCCTGCGCACCGCCACCAACTTCTTCATCGCCAACCTGGCTCTGGCCGACCTCCTGGTGGCGTCGCTGTGCTTGCCTTTCACGCTGGCGTACACGCTGCGCGGCGAGTGGGCGTTCGGCCGGACGCTGTGCTTCGCCCTGCCCTGCGCCCAGGGCGCCGCCGTGCACGTGTCTACGATCACGCTCAACGTCATCGCGGTGGACCGCCTCCGCAGCGTGGCGCGGCGCCCGGACGGCCCGCCGCGCACGTCGCGGCGGGCGTGCGCCGCCGTGGTGGCGATCACCTGGGCGGTCAGCGCGCTGCTCGCCAGCCCGCTGGCCGTCTTCCGAGAGTACGCCAGCTTCCGGCTGGCGCCCGGCAAGTCCATCCAGGTGTGCGCTGAGAAGTGGCCCGAAGAGGGCGGCAGCGCCCCCTACAGCCTGGCCATGATGTTGCTGCAGTACGGCCTGCCGTTGGCTGTCAACGCGGCGGCCTACGCGTCCATCTGGAGCAAG ATGAACGCCAGCAGGCTATCGCGcgcccaccgccgccgccgcaagaCCACCAAGATGCTGGTGACGGTGGTGGCCGTCTTCGGCGTCAGCTGGCTGCCGCTGCACGCCTTCCAGCTGGCCGTGGACGTCGACAGCCGCGTGGTCTACATGGACGACTTCAAGCTGCTGTTCAGCGCCTTCCACGTGGTGGCCATGTGCTCCACCTTCGTCAACCCCATCCTCTACGGCTGGATGAACAGCAACTACAGGAGCGCCTTCCTGGAAGTCTGCGGCTGCTACCGGCCCTTTAACGGccacaaaaagacaaacaaaatggccTCTGCTCCCGCGTACAAGTTTTAA